A window of Xylophilus sp. GW821-FHT01B05 contains these coding sequences:
- a CDS encoding biotin-independent malonate decarboxylase subunit gamma, with amino-acid sequence MTPDWNTLATTLFGADHGITAEGDFLHGTVLVDGAPVTVVGTTGHAAIGVQLALAQARAVLDTVAQHPGRPILLLIDTQGQQLRRRDELLGINRAMAHLGMAIDLARRQGHQVLGLVYDQALSGGFITSGLIADACDALPDAEIRVMRIPAMARVTKLPEEMLTRLSQSNPVFAPGVQNYVAMGGVRSLWRGDLQACLRQALADTPTQDSRAADGLARGGRKLAAPVIQRVLDAV; translated from the coding sequence ATGACCCCAGACTGGAACACCCTCGCCACCACGCTCTTCGGCGCCGACCACGGCATCACCGCCGAAGGCGACTTCCTGCATGGCACGGTCTTGGTCGATGGTGCGCCGGTCACCGTCGTGGGCACCACCGGCCATGCCGCCATCGGCGTGCAGCTGGCTTTGGCGCAGGCGCGCGCGGTGCTCGACACCGTGGCGCAGCACCCGGGCCGGCCCATCCTGCTGCTGATCGATACCCAGGGCCAGCAGTTGCGCCGGCGTGACGAGCTGCTGGGCATCAACCGCGCCATGGCGCATCTGGGCATGGCCATAGACCTGGCGCGGCGTCAGGGGCACCAGGTGCTGGGGCTGGTGTACGACCAGGCGCTGTCGGGCGGCTTCATCACCTCGGGCCTGATCGCCGACGCCTGCGACGCGCTGCCGGATGCAGAGATCCGTGTCATGCGCATCCCCGCCATGGCGCGCGTGACCAAGCTGCCAGAAGAAATGCTCACGCGCCTGTCGCAATCCAACCCGGTGTTTGCGCCCGGCGTGCAGAACTACGTCGCCATGGGCGGTGTGCGCAGCTTGTGGCGGGGCGACCTGCAAGCCTGCCTGCGCCAGGCGCTGGCCGATACGCCCACGCAAGACAGCCGCGCCGCCGATGGCCTGGCACGCGGTGGCCGCAAGCTGGCTGCCCCCGTCATCCAACGCGTGCTCGACGCCGTCTGA
- the mdcG gene encoding malonate decarboxylase holo-[acyl-carrier-protein] synthase — MPPLQRHGLVYLSSAGWAGVLARAWDAEAQACLKHWAVQQLPLVVTRQIDCSGRTATDGEVALGLPAPLCWSRRRIALRVPRAALLYSDEFPRMAAVAPLLPRAVRAGWAHLQRALDDLYLPARVYGSYGWQQLSGLAYLHATSDLDLLVRVDDADDADAAVRVLTNAGIAAPRLDGELLFPHGAAVAWREWQAWRAGDAAAVMVKRRDGVALERGLDWLALEAVA; from the coding sequence ATGCCCCCGCTGCAGCGCCACGGCCTTGTGTACCTGTCCAGCGCCGGCTGGGCCGGCGTGCTGGCGCGCGCATGGGACGCCGAGGCGCAGGCCTGCCTGAAGCACTGGGCCGTGCAGCAACTGCCGCTGGTGGTCACGCGGCAGATCGATTGCAGTGGCCGCACGGCGACCGATGGCGAAGTGGCGCTGGGCCTGCCCGCGCCCCTTTGCTGGTCGCGCCGCCGCATCGCGCTGCGCGTGCCGCGTGCAGCGCTGCTCTACAGCGACGAGTTCCCGCGCATGGCGGCCGTGGCGCCGCTGCTGCCGCGCGCGGTGCGCGCCGGCTGGGCGCACTTGCAGCGCGCGCTGGACGACCTCTACCTGCCAGCGCGCGTCTACGGCAGTTATGGCTGGCAGCAACTGAGCGGGCTGGCCTATCTGCATGCCACGTCGGACCTGGATCTGCTGGTGCGCGTGGACGACGCCGACGATGCCGATGCGGCCGTGCGCGTGCTGACCAACGCAGGCATTGCCGCGCCGCGACTGGATGGCGAGCTGCTGTTCCCCCACGGCGCGGCCGTGGCCTGGCGTGAATGGCAGGCTTGGCGTGCGGGCGATGCGGCGGCTGTGATGGTCAAGCGGCGCGACGGCGTGGCGCTGGAACGCGGCCTGGATTGGCTCGCCTTGGAGGCCGTTGCATGA